One window of the Doryrhamphus excisus isolate RoL2022-K1 chromosome 10, RoL_Dexc_1.0, whole genome shotgun sequence genome contains the following:
- the eif2s2 gene encoding eukaryotic translation initiation factor 2 subunit 2, which translates to MSGDEMIFDPNMTKKKKKKKKPFMLDEEGGDGVGGEEVKEVEVKEIEPEAGDDKDLDFDEEDVRKKESSDDLNDLNFFNQKKKKKKPKKVFDNDVEEGMKELKIEGEQSDLLEEDNLDLMLPAKKKKAKKVDFDGEPLEKDDVLEDDEGKNNDGISFSSSTGPAWAGSERDYTYDELLNRVFNIMREKNPDMVAGEKRKFVMKPPQVVRVGTKKTSFVNFTDICKLLHRQPKHLLAFLLAELGTSGSIDGNNQLVIKGRFQQKQIENVLRRYIKEYVTCHTCRSPETILQKDTRLYFLQCETCHSRCSVASIKTGFQAVTGKRAQLRAKAN; encoded by the exons ATGATTTTCGACCCCAACATgaccaagaaaaagaaaaagaagaagaagcctttCATGCTGGATGAGGAAGGAGGAGACGGGGTGGGAGGAGAGGAGGTGAAGGAGGTGGAGGTGAAAGAGATTGAACCAGAGGCCGGTGACGACAAGGACCTGGACTTTGATGAAGAGGACGTCAGAAAGAAAG AATCATCTGACGACTTGAATGACCTCAACTTCTTcaaccagaagaagaagaagaagaaacccaAGAAAGTCTTTGACAATGATGTCGAGGAGGGGATGAAA GAGCTGAAAATTGAAGGGGAACAGAGCGACTTGCTGGAGGAGGACAACCTGGATCTGATGCTTCCCGCCAAGaagaaaaaggccaaaaaagtCGATTTTGATGGAGAACCTTTGGAGAAGGACGACG tactgGAGGATGACGAGGGCAAAAATAACGACGGCATTTCATTCAGCTCCAGCACAGGACCAGCATGGGCGGGCTCTGAACGAGACTACACATATGACGAG CTCCTAAACAGAGTTTTCAACATCATGAGGGAAAAGAACCCCGACATGGTGGCCGGAGAGAAGAGGAAGTTTGTCATGAAGCCCCCTCAGGTGGTGCGAGTGGGAACCAAGAAAACCTCCTTTGTCAACTTCACAGACATCTGCAAACT CTTGCATCGTCAGCCTAAGCATCTCCTTGCCTTCCTATTGGCTGAGTTGGGGACAAG CGGTTCCATCGACGGAAATAACCAGCTTGTGATCAAAGGAAGATTTCAACAGAAACAGATAGAAAATGTCTTGAGAAGATATATCA AGGAATACGTCACATGTCACACCTGCCGCTCCCCCGAGACCATCCTGCAGAAGGACACCCGCCTCTATTTCCTGCAATGCGAGACGTGCCACTCACGCTGCTCTGTTGCTAGCATCAAGACTGGCTTCCAGGCCGTGACGGGCAAGAGGGCGCAGCTGCGCGCGAAAGCCAACTGA